From Streptomyces sp. TLI_105, the proteins below share one genomic window:
- a CDS encoding TadA family conjugal transfer-associated ATPase, whose protein sequence is MAWGVEGGAGGGTGLLDAVRQRLAASGADPTPARVAAALRAQGRLLGDAEVLGAAEELRCELIGTGPLEPLLADPAVTDVLVSAPDQVWVDRGTGLERAPVSFPDAAAVRRLAQRLAAVAGRRLDDARPWVDARLPDGTRMHAVLPPVAVGSTCLSLRVVRPRAFSLEELVAAGTVPPDGAPILRALIDARVSYLVSGGTGTGKTTLLASLLGLVGERERIVLAEDSAELRPDHPHVVRLEARPANQEGAGLVTLRDLVRQALRMRPDRLVVGEVRGGEAVDLLAALNTGHEGGCGTVHANTAADVPARLEALGTAAGLDRAALHSQLGAGLSVVLHVVRDRDGRRRIAEAHVLERDRDGLVRTVPALRWGATGFERERGWERLRSLIGGGSR, encoded by the coding sequence GTGGCCTGGGGCGTGGAAGGCGGCGCGGGCGGTGGGACGGGGCTTCTCGACGCCGTGCGGCAGCGGCTCGCGGCGAGCGGGGCCGATCCCACTCCGGCGCGCGTGGCAGCGGCGCTGCGGGCCCAGGGAAGGCTGCTCGGCGACGCGGAAGTACTCGGTGCCGCCGAGGAGTTGAGGTGCGAACTGATCGGCACCGGGCCGCTGGAGCCACTGCTCGCAGACCCGGCGGTCACCGACGTCCTCGTCTCCGCACCCGACCAGGTGTGGGTGGACCGGGGCACCGGTCTCGAGAGGGCCCCGGTGTCCTTCCCCGACGCCGCCGCGGTCCGCCGCCTCGCACAGCGGCTCGCGGCGGTGGCCGGACGCCGTCTCGACGACGCCCGACCCTGGGTCGACGCCAGGCTCCCCGACGGCACCCGGATGCACGCGGTCCTGCCGCCGGTAGCGGTCGGCTCGACCTGCCTGTCGCTGCGGGTGGTCCGCCCGCGCGCCTTCTCCCTGGAGGAGCTGGTCGCGGCGGGCACCGTGCCGCCGGACGGTGCCCCGATCTTGCGGGCCCTGATCGACGCCCGTGTGTCGTACCTCGTCAGCGGCGGCACCGGGACGGGCAAGACCACGCTCCTCGCGTCGCTCCTGGGGCTCGTGGGGGAGCGGGAGCGGATCGTGCTCGCCGAGGACTCGGCGGAGCTGCGGCCGGACCACCCGCACGTGGTGCGCCTGGAGGCGCGGCCGGCGAACCAGGAGGGCGCCGGGCTCGTGACCCTGCGGGACCTGGTCCGCCAGGCGCTGCGGATGCGCCCCGACCGGCTGGTGGTCGGCGAGGTCAGGGGCGGCGAGGCGGTGGACCTGCTCGCCGCTCTCAACACAGGTCACGAAGGCGGCTGTGGAACGGTCCACGCCAACACGGCCGCGGACGTCCCGGCGCGGCTCGAAGCCCTGGGGACGGCGGCCGGACTCGACCGGGCCGCCCTGCACAGCCAGTTGGGCGCGGGCCTGTCGGTCGTGCTGCACGTCGTACGGGACCGGGACGGGCGGCGGCGGATCGCCGAGGCGCACGTCCTGGAGCGGGACCGGGACGGCCTGGTCCGGACGGTACCGGCGCTGCGGTGGGGCGCGACCGGGTTCGAGCGGGAGCGGGGCTGGGAGCGGCTGAGGTCGCTGATCGGAGGGGGATCGCGGTGA
- a CDS encoding DUF4244 domain-containing protein has protein sequence MALRVRLRGWWRARRTAVRRDEGMTTSEYAVGTIAAAAFAAVLYKIVTSGAVSGALESVIGKALDAPF, from the coding sequence ATGGCGCTCAGGGTGCGGCTGCGTGGCTGGTGGCGGGCGCGGCGGACGGCAGTGCGCCGCGATGAGGGAATGACCACGTCCGAGTACGCGGTGGGGACGATCGCCGCGGCGGCGTTCGCCGCTGTGCTCTACAAGATCGTGACCAGTGGGGCGGTCTCGGGGGCGCTGGAGTCGGTGATCGGGAAGGCCCTCGATGCGCCGTTCTGA
- a CDS encoding type II secretion system F family protein, with protein MVPVRGAAHGAAALCAVLALWWTVERRRGAGRARALLAGEVTGGHGGWEWPAVTARWWAALRGRRAWLCLPVAGVLALLGESPLPLLAGALAVPLVGRRLRAAGRRKEREARAERVVALCGAVVGELRAGWQPAQALSFAARETGALGAAEASVLAAARFGGDVPEALRRAARQDGADGLAGMAACWQVAVDGGAGLAAGLDRLEAALRDHREQRDRLRAELAGAWATVTVLALLPAAGLALGAALGADPLWVLLHTPAGLGCLAVGGALETAGLWWAARIVRGGERV; from the coding sequence ATGGTGCCGGTACGGGGCGCGGCGCATGGAGCGGCGGCGCTCTGCGCGGTGCTCGCCCTGTGGTGGACGGTCGAGCGGCGGCGCGGTGCGGGCCGGGCGCGGGCGCTGCTCGCGGGCGAGGTCACCGGCGGGCACGGCGGCTGGGAGTGGCCGGCGGTGACCGCGCGGTGGTGGGCCGCGCTGCGGGGGCGGCGCGCGTGGCTGTGCCTGCCGGTGGCGGGAGTTCTCGCCCTCCTCGGCGAGTCACCGCTGCCGCTGCTGGCGGGGGCGCTCGCGGTGCCCCTGGTGGGGCGGAGGCTGCGGGCCGCGGGACGCAGGAAGGAGCGCGAGGCGCGGGCCGAGCGGGTGGTGGCCCTGTGCGGGGCGGTCGTGGGTGAGTTGAGGGCCGGGTGGCAGCCCGCGCAGGCGCTGTCCTTCGCGGCCCGGGAGACGGGCGCGCTCGGTGCCGCGGAGGCGTCGGTGCTGGCGGCGGCCCGGTTCGGTGGGGACGTGCCGGAGGCGCTCCGGCGGGCGGCCCGGCAGGACGGCGCCGACGGGCTCGCGGGCATGGCGGCCTGCTGGCAGGTGGCCGTGGACGGAGGCGCGGGCCTGGCCGCCGGGCTCGACCGGCTGGAGGCGGCCCTGCGGGACCACCGTGAGCAGCGCGACCGTCTGCGGGCCGAACTGGCCGGTGCCTGGGCCACGGTGACGGTCCTCGCCCTCCTCCCGGCGGCCGGGCTCGCCCTCGGTGCCGCCCTGGGCGCCGATCCGCTGTGGGTGCTGCTGCACACACCGGCCGGCCTGGGCTGTCTGGCCGTGGGCGGGGCGCTGGAGACGGCCGGACTGTGGTGGGCCGCACGGATCGTACGGGGAGGGGAGCGGGTGTGA
- the ssd gene encoding septum site-determining protein Ssd: METSRTSGARGTAGGAGQDGAGPGGPRRPGPLIVTEDLDLLDDLLRLCAAAGVEPQVDHRVPDRRASWTDPPLVLIGDDAAARCRGAVRRPGTLLVGRDRDDPGLWRLAVEIGAESVLSLPGAESLLVDRLADAAEGADRAALTVGVVGGRGGAGASTLACGLALAAARAGHRTLLVDGDPLGGGLDVLLGGEREEGRRWPDFAASKGRLAGGALEESLPSVRGVRVLSWGRDAAAPVPPEAVRSVLAAARRRGGAVVVDLPRGADPSVTEALAQLDLGLLVVPGELRAVAAAHRMVSTIGPVVRDLRAVVRGPYAAGLDERWVADALRLPLVGELPYDPGIVVDQDAGMPPGAEPRGPLGRFCAAFWERVGGEA; encoded by the coding sequence GTGGAGACATCCAGGACTTCCGGGGCCAGGGGTACGGCAGGCGGAGCGGGGCAGGACGGGGCGGGGCCGGGCGGGCCGCGCCGGCCCGGTCCGCTGATCGTCACCGAGGACCTCGACCTGCTCGACGATCTCCTGCGGCTGTGCGCCGCCGCCGGAGTCGAGCCCCAGGTGGACCACCGGGTGCCGGACCGGCGCGCGAGCTGGACCGATCCGCCGCTCGTCCTGATCGGCGACGACGCCGCCGCCCGCTGTCGGGGAGCGGTCCGCCGGCCCGGGACCCTCCTCGTCGGCCGTGACCGGGACGATCCGGGACTGTGGCGGCTGGCGGTCGAGATCGGCGCGGAGAGCGTCCTGAGCCTTCCGGGCGCCGAGAGCCTCCTCGTCGACCGCCTCGCCGACGCGGCCGAGGGAGCGGACAGGGCGGCGCTGACGGTCGGCGTCGTCGGCGGCCGAGGCGGCGCGGGCGCCTCCACCCTGGCCTGCGGTCTCGCGCTCGCCGCCGCGCGGGCCGGGCACCGCACGCTGCTCGTCGACGGCGACCCGCTGGGCGGAGGGCTCGACGTGTTGCTCGGCGGCGAGCGCGAGGAGGGCAGGCGATGGCCCGACTTCGCCGCCTCGAAGGGCCGTCTGGCCGGGGGCGCCCTGGAGGAGTCCCTGCCGTCGGTGCGAGGCGTCCGGGTGCTCAGCTGGGGCAGGGACGCGGCGGCTCCGGTGCCGCCCGAGGCCGTGCGGTCCGTGCTCGCCGCCGCGCGCCGCCGGGGCGGGGCCGTCGTGGTCGACCTGCCGCGCGGGGCCGACCCGTCGGTCACCGAGGCCCTGGCCCAGCTCGATCTCGGACTGCTCGTCGTACCCGGGGAGTTGAGGGCCGTCGCGGCCGCGCACCGGATGGTCTCGACGATCGGCCCGGTCGTGCGCGACCTGCGCGCCGTGGTCCGTGGCCCGTACGCGGCGGGACTCGACGAGCGATGGGTCGCCGACGCGCTGCGGCTGCCGCTCGTCGGGGAACTCCCTTACGACCCGGGGATCGTGGTCGACCAGGACGCGGGAATGCCACCGGGCGCCGAACCCCGGGGGCCCCTCGGCCGGTTCTGCGCCGCCTTCTGGGAGCGCGTCGGCGGTGAGGCGTGA
- a CDS encoding TadE family type IV pilus minor pilin: MRRSDRGFVTVEAAMVLPVLALFTVTLLWALAAAAAQIRCVDAARAGARAAARSEPVASAEAAARAAAPDGARVSVAREGELWRVTVEAAAPGPRGMGVTLRADAAALAEDPMGGGPP; this comes from the coding sequence ATGCGCCGTTCTGACCGGGGGTTCGTGACCGTGGAGGCGGCGATGGTCCTGCCCGTCCTCGCGCTGTTCACGGTGACGCTGCTCTGGGCGCTGGCCGCGGCTGCCGCACAGATCCGGTGCGTGGACGCGGCGAGGGCGGGGGCGAGGGCGGCGGCCCGTTCGGAGCCGGTGGCCTCCGCGGAGGCGGCCGCCCGTGCCGCCGCGCCCGACGGCGCCCGGGTTTCGGTGGCGCGGGAGGGCGAGCTGTGGCGGGTGACGGTGGAGGCGGCGGCCCCGGGCCCCCGGGGCATGGGAGTCACCCTGAGAGCCGACGCGGCGGCCCTCGCGGAGGACCCGATGGGCGGAGGACCCCCATGA
- a CDS encoding type II secretion system F family protein, whose amino-acid sequence MSDGVRAAGLPLLAAVLCAQGVIEVLRGLRARRTRRRAGSLLASPEPRPRKARGGLPAWVWLWSAPLMGVGVGWVLFGGAGGLCAGALVAAGARWRAARRSSPPSADEEEAVRHLPLAADLLAACAASGAGPGEAAEAVGRSLGGPLGERLTRTAAELRLGGEPAEVWGRFGAIPGAEGLARCMERAGSSGAPAAEAVARHAAALRATRARAAAAGARRAQVLISAPVGLCFLPAFLAVGVAPVVIGLATGLLDG is encoded by the coding sequence GTGTCGGACGGTGTTCGAGCGGCGGGTCTCCCGCTTCTGGCCGCGGTCCTGTGCGCGCAGGGTGTCATCGAGGTGCTGCGCGGACTGCGGGCGCGCCGGACGCGGCGGCGGGCGGGGTCTCTCCTCGCGAGCCCGGAGCCGCGCCCCCGGAAGGCCCGGGGCGGGTTGCCGGCATGGGTGTGGCTCTGGTCGGCGCCTCTCATGGGCGTCGGCGTCGGCTGGGTGCTGTTCGGCGGGGCCGGTGGCCTGTGCGCAGGGGCCCTGGTGGCCGCCGGAGCGAGGTGGAGGGCGGCGCGGCGGTCCTCGCCGCCGTCGGCCGACGAAGAGGAGGCGGTGCGTCATCTTCCGCTCGCCGCGGATCTGTTGGCGGCCTGCGCCGCCTCCGGAGCCGGACCAGGCGAGGCGGCGGAGGCGGTGGGCCGGTCGTTGGGCGGTCCGCTCGGCGAGCGTCTGACCCGCACGGCCGCCGAGCTGCGGCTCGGCGGCGAACCGGCCGAGGTGTGGGGGAGGTTCGGCGCGATACCGGGCGCTGAAGGGCTGGCCCGCTGCATGGAGCGGGCCGGTTCCTCGGGAGCACCGGCGGCGGAGGCCGTCGCCCGGCACGCGGCCGCCCTGCGCGCCACCCGCGCCCGCGCGGCGGCGGCCGGGGCACGGAGGGCGCAGGTGCTGATCAGCGCGCCCGTGGGGCTCTGCTTCCTGCCCGCCTTCCTGGCGGTGGGCGTGGCTCCGGTGGTGATCGGCCTCGCGACGGGGCTGCTGGACGGATGA